CTCTCCGCCGACCGCTTCGTCACCGGATGTGCCGCCCTGAACATCCCCGAGGACGACGGGCGCCGGCTGCTCGACCGCTTCGGCCTCTTCGGGGTCCGGCTGGGTGCAGCCCTCGTGCGCGGCGGCGCCGGCAGTGCCACGGCGTTGGCCCACGAACTCGCCCGGCGCAGCGGACTCGACCTCCTGCTGGCGCTCATCACCCGGCAGTTCGACGCGCGCTCCTCGACCCTCCGGGCGCGGACCGCGCTCGCGGGCCTCGAGACGCTCGTGCGGACCCATCCACGCGCCGGAAGCGCCGCACTGGTGCCCGGCATCGAGCGGATCAAGGCCAACGCCCACGAGATCCGCGAGCTGCAGCTGCTCTCGGCGCTGCGCTCCGGGCAGGTGCCCCTGCCGGCGTCGGTGATGGCCGACGCCGAGCGCCTGATCGGAGGATCGGGCGTCGCGGGGGCGGAGCGCCTGGCCCTCGCGCCGGACGCCTCCCGGGACGACATCCGCGCGGCGTCCCTCGCGGAACTCGACCGGTGGCGGACGTTCACCGAGAACCCCCTCCTGGACCGTGGCGCTCTGGAGGCCTGCCATGTGGTGATGCGCTCTTGCGAGGAGCTCGTCGCGCGGTCGGGCGCCTCCGGTCGCCATGCACACCCTGTCGTCGCCACCACGGGCGGGCACGCCTGACCCAGGGTTGGACCTGCGTCATCGGTGTCAGGGTGTGACCCCGGACCTACTTCGGGTGCGTGCCCCTGAACCGGCGTGCGACCGGGGGCATCAGCGTGAGGGCGAGACCAGGCCTTACCTTGGGTGCGTGCCCCTGAACCGGCGTGCGACCGGGGGCATCAGCGTGAGGGCGAGACCAGGCCCTACCTTTGGTGCGTGCCCCTGAACCAGCGCGAGATCGGCGGCATCAGCGTCACGGCGAGCGCGATGACGCCGAGCGCCAGCTGGGCCACGGCAAGATGCGGTACGGGCTGGAAGCCCGCGGTGTCGGTGCTGAGGAACGCCTGGACGAGCAGCACCGCTCCGGCGTCGAGCAGGAGGACCGCGAGCAGGGCCCACCGGGCCCACCCCCGTCCCCGCAGCAGGGGCCGGACGAAGAGCACCACGAGCAGGAGGACCACCGCGAAGGCGCCGAGGCTTCCCCAGAAGGCGATGGTGGCAGCCATCTCCGCATCCTCCGGCGCGATCCCGGCGTCGACGCTGAGGGCGGTGTCCTGGATGCCGCTGAGGAAGGTCTCGCGGTCGAGGAACGCGATCACGAGCGCCAGGGCGCCGGCGGCCACGGATGCGAGCCAGAGACCGCCCGCGACGCGCAGCAGCGGCGGTGGCTCGCGATCCGCGGTGATGGGCGGGGGAGTGGCATTGGACATCTCTGGCCGGGGAGGACGCATGCTCGTAATGTAACCGGGCCATGCGCGGGCCACAACGGTTCCGCCGCAGGTCGCGGCCTGTTCCGGCCGCTTTTCCGACCGGATGCAGATCGTCCCGTGGTCGTTGCTGCCGGCGGAGGCCGTCCCCGTCGTCGTCGGTGCCGGTCGTCCCCGTCGTCGGCGTCGGCGGCGGAGGTGGTGCCTCGTCGTCGTTCCTGCTTTTCAGTCTGCCGACCGTGTGTTCCGCCCCGACACGCCGCGTTTGCGGCAGCACCGCCCCGAAAACCAGGAACGACGGATGCTCCCCAGCGGATCGGGCGACGTCCCAAGGGCCTTCAGCGGATCGGGCGACGCCCCAAGGGCCTTCAGCGGATCGGGCGACCGCCGAGGGCCGTGAGGACCGTGGCGAGGAGTTCCTCCGGGTGGAACATGACGTCCTCGTAGGTGAAGCGGAGGACGAGGTAGCCGGCGAGCACCGCCGTGTTGTTCCGCAGCCGGTCGCGCCGATACGCCTGGCGGTCGGAATGGAAGGCCGCGCCGTCGATCTCGACGATCAGGAAGCCCTCGACGAGGAAGTCCACCTGCCCCACACCCGGGATCGGCACCTGCGGCTGAACGTCGAGGCCTGCTCCGCGCAGCAGGAGGCGGGCCACCACCTCGATCACCGAATCAGCCGTGCACTCGACCATCGCCAGTGCGGCACGCGCCCTTCCATTGCGGCGACCCTGCAGGCGCTGGAGGAGGAAGCCGCTGGTGGCGTCACCGCGTCGCAGGGCGCACTCGACCATGGGAACCGATTCCTCCTCCGGCCGGCACTGCAGAGCGTGAACCAGCACATCGACGAGTCCGACCAGGGGAAGGTTCGCGTGCACGGCGACCGACCGGGTGCGGTGATTCACGCAGTCACCGGCCGTCCTCTCCAGCCGGCTGAGGTGCACCTGCGCGGGGCCGTGGACACGCCACAGTCCGTAGTAGGTGGCGGCCGAGATGCAGGTCAGTCGTGCATGCTCGTTCACAGCCGTGACCAGGGCGGGCGCTGCGTCAGGCAGCGCCACCACTCCTCGGCGGACGCGGAGAGCGCGGCCATCGTCGACGCCCCGGTCGATATGCCACTGGCTCACACCTCGCGCCCGCAGCACATGCGTCGGAGCCACACCCCCGACGGACGACAGCACGGCTTCCAGGGTCACCCCTGCAGTAGAGGCTGCTTCGCCGGGGGACGGGTGCCGTCCACACCGTATGTTCACAAGGGCGCGGCACCGGCACGTCGGCTGCTGGCGTGGGAGTCGCCGTCGTTCCCGGTTCTTGACCGCACCAACGCGCGTTGCGCTGCGACACGCGGAGCGTTTGACCGCCCTGGCGTGAAAACCAGGAACGACGACGGGCAGGCGGCGACGGAACGCGAGCGGCGACGGCGAGGGAACGACGACGGGCGGGCGGCGACGCCACGCGGGTGGAGGCGACGGGTAGGCGAAGCCACAACGGTAGGCGCCCGCACCGCCCGAACCACCCCGACGCCGGCCCGGCCCGACATGCCGAGCCCGGGGCCCGTCGAGTCGCCCCCTTTGACGGGACATGGCAAACTGGTACACCGTGCGCACATGCCCCGGCACCGGTCGGGTGTGGTCGCGGTCCGCCCTGGTGTAACGGCAGCACCCCAGCCTTTGGAGCTGTGGAGTATAGGTTCGAATCCTATGGGCGGAACGGGGAGAATCCTGGCCGGTCCGGTCAGGCGCCCGCCGGTCAGTTACAGCTTAGGAGCGCTTCTTCATGAGCAACCAGGACGGTTCCACCACCGCTGCACGCACCCAGGAGGCAACCCA
This genomic interval from Arthrobacter agilis contains the following:
- a CDS encoding endonuclease domain-containing protein encodes the protein MTLEAVLSSVGGVAPTHVLRARGVSQWHIDRGVDDGRALRVRRGVVALPDAAPALVTAVNEHARLTCISAATYYGLWRVHGPAQVHLSRLERTAGDCVNHRTRSVAVHANLPLVGLVDVLVHALQCRPEEESVPMVECALRRGDATSGFLLQRLQGRRNGRARAALAMVECTADSVIEVVARLLLRGAGLDVQPQVPIPGVGQVDFLVEGFLIVEIDGAAFHSDRQAYRRDRLRNNTAVLAGYLVLRFTYEDVMFHPEELLATVLTALGGRPIR